Proteins from a genomic interval of Lolium perenne isolate Kyuss_39 chromosome 1, Kyuss_2.0, whole genome shotgun sequence:
- the LOC139839343 gene encoding MATH domain and coiled-coil domain-containing protein At3g58370-like: MSGYFISAVFELSIYNHSNGTSCGRKASYVFHVKNLQSDRKCLIPLAELLNSCEFLVDDSCVFGVKILDAKVHSLKMKPSPVVLQNKPITTQNLFLHKEAFIEGTYTWNMTDFLDLALKPSVLSPGFEVGGYKWHIKMYPRGNEVSTRSMSLYLYLQDELPRESGPMIELTLTILNQIYVGECYNYKLQGRFVFASMTSYGWSNFIPHKTLKSKSGGYLVGSNCIVKADISIIGLSSEASAGMA; the protein is encoded by the exons ATGTCAGGTTACTTCATAAGTGCAGTGTTCGAGTTGTCAATCTACAACCACTCAAATGGAACATCTTGTGGGCGCAAAG CCAGCTATGTATTCCATGTCAAGAACTTGCAGTCGGACAGGAAATGCTTGATTCCTCTTGCAGAACTGCTCAACTCGTGTGAGTTTCTGGTTGATGACAGCTGTGTATTTGGTGTGAAAATACTGGATGCAAAGGTCCATTCTCTTAAAATGAAGCCTTCTCCTGTTGTGCTTCAAAACAAGCCTATCACAACTCAGAACCTTTTCCTCCATAAAGAGGCGTTCATCGAAGGGACCTACACCTGGAACATGACTGACTTCCTTGACTTGGCGTTGAAGCCATCAGTTCTTTCACCTGGGTTCGAAGTAGGCGGGTATAaatg GCACATCAAGATGTATCCGCGGGGCAACGAGGTCAGCACCAGATCAATGTCCTTGTACTTGTACCTGCAGGATGAGCTCCCTCGTGAGTCTGGGCCAATGATTGAACTCACACTAACCATCCTGAACCAAATTTATGTAGGGGAATGCTACAACTACAAACTTCAAG GCCGATTCGTGTTTGCTAGTATGACTAGCTACGGATGGTCCAACTTTATCCCGCACAAAACTCTCAAGAGCAAGTCCGGTGGCTATCTTGTAGGATCGAACTGCATAGTCAAGGCAGATATCTCCATCATTGGGTTATCAAGTGAGGCTTCAGCGGGTATGGCCTGA
- the LOC127291977 gene encoding zinc finger protein ZAT3-like produces the protein MEPPPDPAAGPLPAPPQPHETTLTLTLALSPPALIPPKPRPRRPRAEGGASPRSRFSLTGDTPPCSECGKCFPSAKALFGHMRCHPERPWRGITPPSSPHSRHGAAAGQFTVQERDVANSLLMLSGARTGAGKGKKIVNVSAITPSATTESCGTSASAAPTGQVNFDDHKCSVCDRGFASGQALGGHKRCHWDKACAGVVVIATTPAGSGASPVSSSEAAVLDLNLPPSPRLGTLPVLKSDQGSSLNDMLDLKLGY, from the coding sequence ATGGAACCTCCTCCTGATCCTGCTGCTGGTCCTCTTCCGGCGCCACCGCAGCCCCATGAGACTACGCTCACGCTCACTCTAGCGCTATCCCCTCCTGCGCTGATCCCGCCGAAGCCGCGGCCGCGGAGGCCGAGGGCCGAAGGCGGCGCCAGCCCCAGGTCGCGATTCTCGCTCACCGGTGACACGCCTCCTTGCAGTGAGTGCGGAAAGTGCTTCCCTTCAGCAAAGGCGCTCTTCGGTCACATGCGCTGCCACCCGGAGCGCCCGTGGCGCGGGATCACGCCTCCGTCGTCGCCGCACTCTCGCCACGGCGCCGCCGCCGGGCAGTTCACCGTGCAGGAGCGCGACGTCGCCAACAGCCTCCTGATGCTCTCTGGCGCGCGGACCGGCGCTGGTAAAGGAAAGAAGATCGTTAATGTTTCTGCCATTACTCCTAGCGCGACGACGGAGAGCTGCGGCACGTCGGCGTCTGCGGCGCCAACGGGGCAGGTCAACTTCGACGACCACAAGTGCAGCGTCTGCGACCGCGGGTTCGCCAGTGGGCAGGCGCTCGGCGGTCACAAGCGGTGCCACTGGGATAAGGCTTGCGCGGGGGTGGTGGTGATCGCTACCACTCCTGCCGGCAGCGGCGCGTCTCCAGTGTCGTCGTCGGAGGCGGCAGTGCTAGACCTCAACCTGCCACCGTCGCCGAGACTAGGGACACTTCCGGTGCTGAAGAGCGACCAAGGAAGCAGCCTGAACGACATGCTGGATTTGAAGCTTGGGTATTAG
- the LOC127300558 gene encoding uncharacterized protein: MPAAAAPAPAPPAPSLDARTGGRVLRRAMGHLLHPASLPPLLLAALLLLLFRSALFAGTLRLSSFADRDPALRSLLLRLSPPAPPSPPPPQHNLPRRRSPFTSSSSLSDDDFLVGALDPASSPASSARNSSYHSVFFTSFSTPTPKPYHIPLAQQLPASGSPFFLAVHNETSSRKPASPRGGELRLLDLTRRDAAAIINLLALLSAAHVLAILGYITVHSIALGTVFASVAGHHLPERRRGFFLSGVAMGTRRLTGFALLRWATRDAVVQMLCLWFFADVHDQAQLFRLFVVAKLMPFSASANPWLAAAVSGPELDGFFIAWALLDAVVSVLFTVVPWVVAMDRDPRPPGRNAVKEGCYLVSLMATDATLIKCWETVVCGSMGRLIMVTFGGKVLGGFLHSFAEVYFMVVWLMFYFTARCKESRLGGRQFGLEDVAAALS; encoded by the coding sequence ATGCCGGCAGCCGccgcgcccgcgcccgcgccgccGGCGCCGAGCCTGGACGCGCGCACCGGTGGCCGCGTCCTGCGCCGAGCGATGGGGCACCTCCTTCACCCGGCCTCGCTCCCCCCGCTCCTCCTCGCCGCGCTCCTGCTACTCCTCTTCCGGTCGGCCCTCTTCGCCGGCACGCTACGCCTCTCCTCCTTTGCCGACCGCGATCCCGCCCTCCGCTCCCTTCTCCTCCGCCTCTCCCCTCCCGCCCCGCCCTCACCGCCGCCTCCCCAGCACAACCTCCCCCGCCGGCGCTCCCCCTTTACCTCCTCATcctccctctccgacgacgactTTCTCGTTGGAGCCCTCGACCCGGCCTCCTCGCCCGCCTCCAGCGCCCGCAACTCCTCCTACCACAGCgtcttcttcacctccttctccaCCCCCACCCCCAAACCCTACCACATACCCCTCGCCCAGCAGCTCCCCGCATCCGGCTCCCCCTTCTTCCTCGCCGTCCACAACGAGACCTCCTCGAGGAAGCCTGCCTCGCCCCGGGGTGGCGAGCTCAGGCTGCTCGACCTGACAAGGAGGGACGCTGCGGCCATCATCAACCTCCTCGCCCTGCTCTCGGCCGCACATGTTCTGGCCATCCTCGGGTACATCACCGTGCACTCAATTGCTCTCGGCACGGTCTTCGCGTCTGTAGCAGGGCACCACCTGCCTGAACGGCGGCGAGGGTTCTTCCTCTCCGGTGTCGCCATGGGCACCAGGCGGCTCACTGGCTTCGCACTCCTGCGGTGGGCGACTCGGGATGCGGTCGTGCAGATGCTCTGCCTCTGGTTCTTTGCTGATGTGCACGACCAGGCGCAGCTCTTTAGGCTCTTTGTTGTCGCCAAGCTCATGCCTTTCTCCGCATCTGCCAACCCGTGGCTTGCTGCAGCCGTTTCTGGCCCAGAGCTCGATGGCTTCTTCATTGCGTGGGCTCTTCTGGATGCAGTTGTCTCCGTGTTGTTCACGGTGGTGCCATGGGTGGTCGCCATGGATCGTGATCCGCGCCCGCCTGGCCGCAATGCTGTCAAGGAAGGTTGCTACCTTGTTTCGCTCATGGCAACCGATGCCACATTGATCAAGTGCTGGGAGACAGTGGTGTGTGGCAGTATGGGGCGGCTCATTATGGTGACATTTGGTGGCAAAGTTCTTGGCGGCTTCCTCCACTCGTTTGCCGAGGTGTACTTCATGGTGGTGTGGCTCATGTTCTACTTCACGGCAAGGTGCAAGGAGTCCCGATTGGGTGGTCGTCAGTTTGGACTGGAGGATGTGGCAGCTGCTCTCAGTTGA
- the LOC127300568 gene encoding uncharacterized protein isoform X1, whose translation MGNSCATGGNSVLLETHEPDFKWKIHGFSAHLLKGAISSYSSWFDCCGYKWYLVVNPSHKIVGAGTPQVAVCLGLVRTGLKPDHFISAVFELSMYNHSNGTYCGRKASDVFDVKKARSDRKCLIPLAELLNSSEFLVDDSCIFGVKILAANFHSLKMKHTPLVHQNRTTTTQNLFLRKEGFIKGTYTWSMTDFIDLALKPSVLSPVFEVGGYKWNIKMYPRGNECSTRSMSLYLHLHSPDELPRESGRMIELTLTILNQKYIGERYSYKRQGRLVFVGMNVWGWPNFIPRKTLKSKSGGYLVGSNCIVKADISIIGSSSESLASVS comes from the exons ATGGGCAACTCGTGTGCTACTGGTGGCA ATTCTGTTTTGCTAGAAACCCACGAACCGGATTTCAAATGGAAGATTCATGGCTTCTCAGCTCATCTCTTGAAGGGAGCTATATCATCCTACTCTTCGTGGTTTGATTGCTGTGGATACAAGTG GTACTTGGTAGTGAATCCAAGCCATAAAATAGTAGGTGCTGGAACTCCACAGGTTGCTGTTTGTCTTGGGCTAGTGCGAACCGGTTTGAAGCCAGATCACTTCATCAGTGCAGTGTTCGAGTTGTCAATGTACAACCACTCAAATGGAACATATTGTGGACGCAAAG CTAGCGATGTCTTCGATGTCAAGAAGGCTCGGTCGGACAGGAAATGCTTGATTCCTCTCGCAGAACTCCTGAACTCGTCTGAGTTTCTGGTTGATGACAGCTGCATATTTGGCGTGAAGATACTGGCTGCAAATTTCCATTCTCTTAAAATGAAGCATACTCCTCTTGTGCATCAAAACAGGACTACCACAACTCAGAACCTTTTCCTCCGGAAGGAGGGGTTCATCAAAGGGACCTACACCTGGAGCATGACTGATTTCATTGACCTGGCGTTGAAGCCGTCAGTCCTTTCACCTGTGTTCGAAGTAGGTGGATATAAATG GAACATCAAGATGTATCCGCGTGGCAACGAGTGCAGCACCAGATCCATGTCCTTGTACTTACACCTGCATTCCCCGGATGAGCTCCCTCGTGAGTCTGGGAGGATGATTGAACTCACACTAACCATCCTGAACCAAAAGTATATAGGGGAACGTTACAGTTACAAACGTCAAG GCAGGCTCGTGTTCGTTGGTATGAATGTCTGGGGATGGCCCAACTTTATCCCGCGCAAAACTCTCAAAAGCAAGTCCGGTGGCTATCTTGTTGGATCGAACTGCATCGTCAAGGCAGACATCTCCATCATTGGGTCATCAAGTGAGAGTTTAGCCAGTGTGTCCTGA
- the LOC127300568 gene encoding uncharacterized protein isoform X2 produces MGNSCATGGNSVLLETHEPDFKWKIHGFSAHLLKGAISSYSSWFDCCGYKWYLVVNPSHKIVGAGTPQVAVCLGLVRTGLKPDHFISAVFELSMYNHSNGTYCGRKASDVFDVKKARSDRKCLIPLAELLNSSEFLVDDSCIFGVKILAANFHSLKMKHTPLVHQNRTTTTQNLFLRKEGFIKGTYTWSMTDFIDLALKPSVLSPVFEEHQDVSAWQRVQHQIHVLVLTPAFPG; encoded by the exons ATGGGCAACTCGTGTGCTACTGGTGGCA ATTCTGTTTTGCTAGAAACCCACGAACCGGATTTCAAATGGAAGATTCATGGCTTCTCAGCTCATCTCTTGAAGGGAGCTATATCATCCTACTCTTCGTGGTTTGATTGCTGTGGATACAAGTG GTACTTGGTAGTGAATCCAAGCCATAAAATAGTAGGTGCTGGAACTCCACAGGTTGCTGTTTGTCTTGGGCTAGTGCGAACCGGTTTGAAGCCAGATCACTTCATCAGTGCAGTGTTCGAGTTGTCAATGTACAACCACTCAAATGGAACATATTGTGGACGCAAAG CTAGCGATGTCTTCGATGTCAAGAAGGCTCGGTCGGACAGGAAATGCTTGATTCCTCTCGCAGAACTCCTGAACTCGTCTGAGTTTCTGGTTGATGACAGCTGCATATTTGGCGTGAAGATACTGGCTGCAAATTTCCATTCTCTTAAAATGAAGCATACTCCTCTTGTGCATCAAAACAGGACTACCACAACTCAGAACCTTTTCCTCCGGAAGGAGGGGTTCATCAAAGGGACCTACACCTGGAGCATGACTGATTTCATTGACCTGGCGTTGAAGCCGTCAGTCCTTTCACCTGTGTTCGAA GAACATCAAGATGTATCCGCGTGGCAACGAGTGCAGCACCAGATCCATGTCCTTGTACTTACACCTGCATTCCCCGGATGA
- the LOC127300603 gene encoding uncharacterized protein, whose amino-acid sequence MQQTTFKWRIDGFSSLLDKDEGWIQSSVFGISGLNWYLKLNPRDRKSGDKSEYVSLRLRLDDFSVRSDTVVEASFKFLIYDQSYGKHYEHQVSHTFQSESTSSGTSCMIPLSTLKEQSSGFLVGNSCVFVVEFIKVVTSKANDTIETLFVQKTNNTFSDPDVYTWNIEDFFALKSRDYSPNFEISGHKWYITIKPSGSGDNGNFLSLTLNMKKPHTLPRNRAILVEFSICIKDQETGKHKKQTGRCQFGENSTKWGWSKFITLENFKDPSYGYLVKTKCCIEVEIAVIGSSKMDPITGSSKME is encoded by the exons ATGCAGCAGACAACTTTCAAGTGGAGGATCGATGGTTTCTCATCTCTTCTTGATAAAGATGAAGGATGGATCCAATCCAGCGTGTTTGGGATCAGCGGGCTCAACTG GTATTTAAAACTGAATCCAAGGGACAGAAAGAGCGGCGATAAAAGTGAATACGTTTCTCTTAGGCTTAGGCTGGACGATTTCTCTGTGAGATCAGACACAGTCGTGGAGGCATCTTTCAAGTTCCTTATTTATGATCAGTCATACGGGAAGCACTATGAACATCAAG TGAGCCACACTTTCCAGTCTGAAAGCACAAGCTCTGGGACCTCATGCATGATTCCCCTCAGCACACTGAAGGAACAGTCCTCTGGGTTCCTCGTCGGCAATAGCTGTGTTTTCGTTGTGGAGTTCATCAAAGTTGTCACTTCTAAAGCTAATGATACGATAGAGACGCTGTTTGTCCAGAAGACGAACAACACCTTCAGTGATCCTGATGTCTACACCTGGAACATTGAGGACTTCTTTGCGCTCAAGAGTCGGGACTACTCCCCAAATTTTGAAATCAGTGGACACAAATG GTACATCACTATCAAACCATCCGGATCCGGTGACAATGGGAACTTCCTCTCCTTGACCCTGAACATGAAGAAGCCACATACACTTCCTCGGAACCGTGCAATCCTGGTAGAATTTAGCATATGTATCAAAGACCAGGAAACTGGCAAGCACAAGAAACAAACAG GACGGTGCCAGTTCGGAGAGAATTCTACCAAATGGGGATGGAGCAAGTTCATAACGCTGGAAAATTTCAAGGACCCGTCATATGGTTATCTGGTGAAAACAAAGTGTTGTATTGAAGTTGAGATTGCTGTCATTGGTTCCTCAAAGATGGATCCAATCACTGGTTCCTCAAAGATGGAGTAG
- the LOC127300595 gene encoding uncharacterized protein, which yields MGNSASNGCLMKVEKKKFRWRIDGFSSLLDKCADHVQSSVFEIKGLHWILNLSPKYKRSDGEEYVCLTLQLSRSSLRYDTVVQAVFKFFVYDQIYRKHAEQQVVHHFETFSPLSEDICMIPLKKLKSSSSGFIFDDSCIFGVEFIKVITVKTTDTISENLYVQQSNTFDDHGVYTWIIEDFTTPHTPCNSPTFVIGGYKWYLSIRTSNMDVDGSTNFLSLFLHLSDMLPKNHGILVEVSFSLKDQANGNHRKFKGRCEFSRKAKGCGRGSFILLDDLKDTSKGYIVKGKCCIEAEVSIIGVSTMA from the exons ATGGGGAACTCTGCCTCGAATG GATGTTTGATGAAAGTTGAGAAGAAAAAGTTCAGATGGAGGATAGATGGCTTTTCCTCACTTCTTGATAAGTGCGCAGATCATGTACAATCCAGTGTGTTTGAGATCAAAGGGCTTCACTG GATATTGAATTTGAGTCCAAAATACAAAAGGAGTGATGGAGAGGAGTATGTTTGTCTTACGCTGCAGCTATCACGATCTTCTCTAAGATATGATACTGTTGTGCAAGCAGTTTTCAAGTTCTTTGTATATGACCAGATATACAGAAAGCATGCTGAACAACAAG TTGTCCACCATTTCGAGACTTTCAGCCCACTCTCAGAAGATATCTGCATGATTCCCCTTAAGAAGCTGAAGAGTTCGTCTTCTGGATTTATCTTTGATGACAGTTGCATTTTTGGTGTAGAATTTATCAAGGTTATCACTGTAAAAACAACAGATACTATTTCAGAAAACCTGTATGTTCAGCAGAGCAACACCTTTGATGACCATGGAGTGTATACTTGGATCATTGAAGACTTCACCACACCTCATACCCCATGCAACTCTCCAACATTTGTGATTGGCGGATACAAATG GTATCTAAGTATCAGGACATCTAACATGGACGTGGATGGCAGCACGAATTTTCTCTCCCTGTTCCTGCATCTGTCCGATATGCTCCCCAAAAATCATGGAATACTGGTAGAAGTCAGCTTTTCTCTCAAAGACCAAGCAAATGGCAACCACAGGAAGTTCAAAG GTCGGTGCGAGTTTTCTAGGAAGGCCAAGGGCTGCGGCCGGGGAAGTTTCATCCTGCTTGATGATCTGAAGGACACATCCAAAGGGTACATTGTGAAGGGAAAGTGCTGCATTGAGGCAGAGGTGTCTATCATCGGAGTGTCCACCATGGCATAG